The Streptomyces tubercidicus DNA segment TCGCGCGGGTCCTGCGACCGGAGCAGGCGGGCGAGTTGGGGCGCGCCAACCGCTGAAGTCCACTGAGCCATGAAGATCAGTCCACCTTCCCGGAATTGGCTCTACTTTCCGAGCCCGGACACGCCACATGGTGTCATGCGTCGGTCCAATCCTGCCAGGAGGGGGAATAGTCGTGTCCATGATCAGCGAGCCCGGCCCGGGGAGGGGCCGGATGGCGCGCCGCCTGATCCAGCTCTATACGGGACTGACGCTGTACGGCGTGAGCATGGGCCTGATGCTGCGGGCCGACCTGGGACTGGAGCCCTGGAGCGTGCTCAACCAGGGCATATCCCGCCATACGGGGTGGTCGATCGGCACGATCACCATCGTGACCGGCGCACTGATCCTGCTGCTGTGGATCCCGCTGCGCCAGCGCCCCGGCCTGGGCACGGTGTCGAATGTGGTGATCCTCGGGCTGGTGATGGACGCGACACTGGCCTGGGTGCCGGAGCTGGACTCGTTGGGTGCCCGTATCCCGCTGCTGGCGGGCGCCGTCCTCCTGAACGGCGCCGCGACCGGTCTGTACATCTCCGCCGATTTCGGCCCGGGGCCGCGCGACGGGCTGATGACCGGGCTGCACCGGCGGACCGGCCGCCCGGTGCGGCTGGTGCGGACCTGCATCGAGGTGACGGTGCTCGCGGCGGGCTATCTGCTCGGCGGCTCCGTCGGCGTCGGCACGGTCGTCTACGCGCTGGCCATCGGGCCGCTGGCACAGTTCTTTCTGCGCCGTTTCGGGGGCAAAAGCGCACCCGCCAAGCCGTCCCAGGTGGTGGCCCGGGGAGAGGCTTCACCTGAGCGCGCCATACTGCCCGAGTGACCTCAGCGATACGCATCCGCCACGCCTATCTCGACCACCCCACACCGCTCCCCTTCGCCCACCGGGGCGGGGACGCGGAGGGCCTGGAGAACACCGCGGCCGCCTTCCGTCACGCGGTCGGCCTCGGCTACCGCTATCTGGAGACCGATGTGCACGCCACATCGGACGGGCAGCTCGTCGCCTTCCATGACGCGACGCTCGACCGCGTCACGGACACCCGTGGCGCGATCGGGCAGCTCCCCTGGCGGGCGGTGCGCCGGGCCCGGGTCGGCGGCCGGGAGCCGCTGCCGCTGTTCGAGGAGCTGCTGGAGGAGTTCCCCGAGGCGCGCTGGAACGTCGACCTCAAGGCGGAGGCCGCGCTGGCGCCGCTGCTGGACCTGCTGCGCCGTACGCGCGCCTGGGACCGGGTGTGTGTCGGCTCGTTCTCCGAGGCCCGGGTGACGCGGGCCCAGCGCCTGGCCGGCCGACGGATGGCGAGTTCCCTCGGCACCCGTGGGGTGGCCGGGCTGCGGCTGCGCTCATACGGCCGCGGAGTGCTGCCGCTCGACCGGCTGCTGGGTGCGGCGGTACGGCGCAGCGCGGTCTGCGTCCAGGTCCCCGAGCAGCAGTACGGCATCCCGGTCGTCGATCCGCTGTTCCTGCGCGCGGCGCATGCGCTGGGCATGCAGGTGCACGTCTGGACGGTCAATGACGCGGACCGGATGAACGCCCTCCTGGACCTCGGCGTCGACGGCATCATGACCGATCGCCTGGAGACGCTGCGTACGGTACTGACCGAGCGGGGATGCTGGACCTGAGCCACCCGCGGGCCGTGACCCGGTCCGTCGCCCCGTCCGCCGCCGTGTACGGGGACGCCCCATACTGGGACGCCGCATACGGGGACAGGGGCACGGCCGGAAATCCCGTACCTGACCGGATTTAGCCTCCGGGGGTGCGGGGCGGTAGTGTACGCCTTTGGCTCACCAGGCGGACCGTTACTGCGCGCTCAAGCATGGAAGGCGCTGGGTGACATCTGCTGCCAGATGTGACAAACCGGGCGCCGGTGGGTACAACAAGGGGCGGCACGAAGGTAGGCAGCGGCGCACAGCGCCTCCGTCAAGGGCGGTGGTGGGCGACGGGTGGGCTCAAATCCCGGATTCGGGAATCTTCACCGCCGACCGGACGTTGACCGGATGACGACGACAGCGACACCTGTCCTGTGGGCGACAAGCCCGGGAGGCACGATTCATGAGTGAGCGAGCTCTCCGCGGCACGCGACTCGTGGTGACCAGCTACGAGACCGACCGCGGCATCGACCTGGCCCCGCGCCAGGCGGTGGAGTACGCATGCGAGAACGGACATCGATTTGAGATGCCGTTCTCGGTTGAGGCCGAGATTCCGCCGGAGTGGGAGTGCAAGGTATGCGGTGCACCCTCTCTTCTGGTGGATGGCGACGGCCCCGAGGAGAAGAAGGGTAAGCCCGCGCGTACGCACTGGGACATGCTCATGGAGCGGCGCACCCGCGAGGAGCTGGAGGAGGTGCTGGCCGAACGGCTGGCCGTCCTGCGCTCCGGCACCATGAACATCGCCGTGCATCCGCGCGACACCAACCGCAAGTCCGCCTGACAACGGACCTGCGTCAAGCAGCACGTCAAGGCCGGGGCCACTGCACCATGCAGTGGCCCCGGCCTTTGTCGTCCCGCTCGGCCG contains these protein-coding regions:
- a CDS encoding YczE/YyaS/YitT family protein — translated: MISEPGPGRGRMARRLIQLYTGLTLYGVSMGLMLRADLGLEPWSVLNQGISRHTGWSIGTITIVTGALILLLWIPLRQRPGLGTVSNVVILGLVMDATLAWVPELDSLGARIPLLAGAVLLNGAATGLYISADFGPGPRDGLMTGLHRRTGRPVRLVRTCIEVTVLAAGYLLGGSVGVGTVVYALAIGPLAQFFLRRFGGKSAPAKPSQVVARGEASPERAILPE
- a CDS encoding glycerophosphodiester phosphodiesterase family protein, giving the protein MTSAIRIRHAYLDHPTPLPFAHRGGDAEGLENTAAAFRHAVGLGYRYLETDVHATSDGQLVAFHDATLDRVTDTRGAIGQLPWRAVRRARVGGREPLPLFEELLEEFPEARWNVDLKAEAALAPLLDLLRRTRAWDRVCVGSFSEARVTRAQRLAGRRMASSLGTRGVAGLRLRSYGRGVLPLDRLLGAAVRRSAVCVQVPEQQYGIPVVDPLFLRAAHALGMQVHVWTVNDADRMNALLDLGVDGIMTDRLETLRTVLTERGCWT
- a CDS encoding RNA polymerase-binding protein RbpA, with protein sequence MSERALRGTRLVVTSYETDRGIDLAPRQAVEYACENGHRFEMPFSVEAEIPPEWECKVCGAPSLLVDGDGPEEKKGKPARTHWDMLMERRTREELEEVLAERLAVLRSGTMNIAVHPRDTNRKSA